The following is a genomic window from Crossiella equi.
CGCCGGGCTCGCGGTGCTGGACGTGCGCACGGTCTCCGGGGAGGCACTCCAGCGCTCGCTCACCACCTGGCAGCGCGGCTTCGACCTCGCCGACGGTCCGCTGCACGCGGCCGGGTACCTGCACGGGTACGCCGACGGCAGCGCGCGGGTGTTCCTGGCCCTGCACCACCTCGTGGTGGACGCGGTCAGCTGGCGGGTGCTCGCCGACGACCTGCACGCCCTCTACGAGGGCCGCGAGCTGGGTGCGAAGGGCACGAGCTACCGCGAGTGGGCCGAAGCGGTCGCCGGGTACGGGTGCCCCGATCCGGAGTACTGGCAGCGGCAGCTGGACGGGGCCCGGGATCTCGGGGCCACCGATGAGCCGTGCTCGGCGGAGCTGCTGCTGGACGCCGAGGCCACCGAGCTGCTGCTGGGCGCGGCGAACACCGCCTTCCGCACCACGCCCGAGGAGCTGCTGCTCACCGCGACCGGGCTCGCCCTGCGCGAGCTGACCGGGCAGGCCGCGCACACCGTCGTGCTGGAGGGCCACGGCCGGGACGGCCTCGACCTGGACGTCTCGGGCACGGTCGGCTGGTTCACCACGCTGCGGCCGTTCCGGCTGGACACCGGCGGCGCGGCCCCGGACCTCGTCGGCGCGGTGCTCGCCGTCAAGGAGGCCCTGCGCGCCGCACCCCCGGCGATCGGCTTCGGCGCCCGCCACCACGAGCTGCCCGACCTCTGGTTCAACTACCTCGGCCAGCCCGGCGCCACCGACGGCGACTGGCAGGTCCTCACCGACCCGGCCGGGCAGACCATGCCGGGTGGCATGCCCGGCGCGCTCTCGATCTTCGCCCTGGTCACCGGCGGCAGGCTGCGCGTCACCCTGGACAGCCGCCTCGGCCGGGAACGCACCGCCAGGCTCGCCGACGCCCTGGACACCGCGCTGCGGCAGGTGCTCACCGGCTGCGCGGCGCACGAGCCCGGCGGCTACACCCCGAGCGACCTGCGCGAGGTCCGCGGCGAGGCCGACCTGCCCGAACCGGTGCTCGGCCTGGACCCGCACGGCTGGTTCGAGCTGACCGACATCCAGCAGGCCTACCTGCTCGGCCGGTACGGCAACTACGAGATCGGCAACGTGGCCAACCACGTCTACGCCGAACACGTCTACCCGCACCTGGACACCGCCCGCCTGGAACGCGCGATCAACGACCTGGTCGCCGAGGCCGACGTGCTGCGCACCGTGTTCTCCCTGGACCGGCTGCGCCAGCGCGTGCTGCCCGCGCACGAGGTGCCCGCCTACGAGCTGGCCGTTCGCACCTACCAGCGGTACTCCGAGCTGCTCCTGGAGGACGTGCGCGACCGGCTCTCGCACGAGGTGCACGACGCCGAGCGGTTCCCGCTGTTCACCTTCGAGGTCAGCGTCTTCCCGGACCGGGCCGTGCTGCACCTGGGCATGGACCTGATCACCCTGGACGTGCGCAGCCGCCTCACCCTGCTGCGCCGCCTGCACGATCTCTACACCGGCACCGCGTCACCACCGCTGCCCCAGGCCACGTTCAAGGACCACCAGGACCACGCCGCCCTGCTGCGCGGCTCCGAGTGGTACCGGCGCGACCGCGCCTACTGGCAGGCGAAGCTGCCCACGATGCCGCCGCGCCCCGGGCTGCCGCTGCGGAACAGCCCGGACACCGTGGTGCACCCGCGCTTCGGCGAGCACACGATCGAGGTCGCGCCCGAGGTGTGGCAGCGGTTCAAGGCCCGGACCAGCGCGCTCGGGGTGTCCGCCTCGGCCGCGCTGCTCGGGCTGTTCGGCAGCATCCTCGCGCACGCCGCGGGCACCACCGAGCTGCCGATCACCGTCACCCTGGCCAACCGCGTGCCGCTGGTACCGGACGTCGACCGGGTGCTCGGCAACTTCACCTCGACCGTGCTGCACCACTTCACCGACCAGCCGCGGGATGCCGAGGCGCTGCTCCGGCACACCCACGACCGGCTGTGGGAGGACATCGCGCACTCGCTCTACCCGGGGGTGCGCGTGCAGCGCGACCTGGTGCGCCTGCACGAGCTGGACGCGACCAAGGCGCTCTCGCCGATCGTGTTCACCGGCGCGGTCGGCGAGGCCACCCGCGAGTTCGCGCGGCTGCCGTTCCTGGCCGAGGACGAGCACCTCGACCGCCGCCGCTGGGGCGCGCAGACCTCGCAGGCCTGGATCGACCTGCAGGCCGTGGAGTCCGGCGACGGGTTCAGCAGCAAGTGGCTCTACGTCGAGCAACTCTTCCACGAGGACGACATCGCGCACCTCAACGGGCTGTTCGTCCGGCTCATCGGCCAGCTCGCCGACGGCGGGACGGACCTGCCGCGCGCGGACTACCTCCGGGCGGCCGACCGCGAGCTGATCGAGGCCGCGAACGCCTTCGACCGCGAGCCGTCCGAGGACACCCTGGTCAGCCTCATCGACCGGCACGACCCGGCGTCCCCGGCGGTCATCGACGCGGCCGGTGCGCACAGCTACGGCGACCTGGTCACCGACAGCGCGGCCCTCGCGGGTGCGCTGCTGGGCACCGAGGGCTCGCTGGTCGCGGTGCTCGCGGACAAGGGCTACCACCAGGTCCTGGCCACCACCGCGGTGCTGCGCGCGGGCCTGGCCTACCTGCCGCTGCACGTGGACTGGCCCCTGGAACGCGTCGCGGGCATCCTCACCGAGTCGGGCACCGGCACCGTGCTCCTCACCCGGGCCCACGCCCAGCGCGCCGAGGTCCGGGAGCTGGGCGCGCGGTTCCGGCTGCTGGTCATCGAGGACCACCTGGACCAGGCCCCCGTGCGGCTGCCCGAGGTCCGCGCCGACGACCTCGCCTACGTCATCTTCACCTCCGGCTCCACCGGCAAGCCCAAGGGCGTCACGATCTCCCACCGCGGCGCGATGAACACCATCCACGCGGTCAACGAACGCTTCCAGGTCACCGCGGCCGACCGCGTGCTGGCGCTGTCCGAGCTGAGCTTCGACCTGTCCGTCTACGACCTGTTCGGCCTGCTCGCCGTCGGCGGAACGATCGTCTGCCCGGACCAGGCCCGCACCAAGGACCCCGCGCACTGGGCCGACCTGGTCCAGCGGCACGGCGTGACCCTGTGGAACAGCGTGCCGCAGCTGGCCGGTCTGCTCGCCGAGGAGGCCGCGCACCTGGGCAGCCTGCGCGTGGTCATGATGAGCGGCGACTGGATCCCGACCACGCTCCCGGCCCGCCTGCGCGAGGTCTGCCCGGCCGCCGTGGTGATGAGCCTGGGCGGCGCGACGGAGGGCTCCATCTGGTCGATCTGGTACGAGATCGGCGAGGTCGACCCGGACTGGCCGAGCATTCCCTACGGCTGCGCCATGCCCAACCAGCGCGTGTACGTGCTCACCGCCGCGGGCGAGCACTGCCCGGTGGGGGTGCCCGGGGAGATCCACATCGGTGGCGCGGGTGTGGCCCTGGGCTACTGGCGCGACCCCGGGCTGACCGCCGCCCGCTACTTCACCCACCCCGAGCTGGGCCGCCTCTACCGCACCGGCGACCTCGGCTGCTGGCGCGAGCCCGGGCACATCGAGTTCCTCGGCCGCACCGACTTCCAGGTCAAGCTCAACGGCTACCGCGTGGAGCTGGGCGAGGTCGAGGCCGCGCTCGCCGCCTGTGACGGTGTGGCCCAGAGCGTGGCCGCGGTGGTGCGCGACCGCCTGGTCGGCTACTACGTGGCCGAGCGCCCGCTGCCCGAGGCCGCGCTGACCGCGCACCTGGCCCGGCGGCTGCCCGAGTACATGGTGCCCGAGGCCCTGGTGCACCTGACCGCGCTCCCGTTGAGCCCCAACGGCAAGCTCGACCGCGCCGCGCTGCCCGAACCGGACGCGCCGACCACCGAGGGCCACCTCGCGCCCCGGGACGAGGGCGAGCGGCGGCTGCGCGACCTGTGGGCCGAGGTGCTCGGCCTGCCCGCCGACCGGCTCGGCGTGCGGGACGACCTGCTCAAGCTCGGGGTGGACAGCATCGTGGCCATCCGTGTGGTCGGCCGCCTGCGCCGCCAGCTCGGCCTCGCCGTCGGCGTGCGGGACGTGTTCGCCCACCGCACGGTCGAGCAGTTCCACCAGCGGTTCGGCCACACCACCGCCACCGAGGTGCGGGCCGAACAGGGTGTGCTGACCGGCCCGTTGCCCACGCTGCCCGTGCAGGACTGGCTGCTCGGCCAGGACCTGCCCGAGCCCGCGCACTGGAACCAGTCCTTCCTCATCCGCGTGCCCGCGCTGGACCCCGACCGGCTCGCCGACTGCGTGCGGCAGCTCGTGGACCACCACGACGCGCTGCGCCTGCGCGTGGCCGACGGCCTGCGCTACGGCACCGGAAGCCCCGGGCTGCGCACCGCCGATGTGTCCACTGTGGATGATCTGGACGCGCTGCTCACCGAGTGGCAGAACGGGTTCGACCTCGCCGACGGCCCGCTGTGCGCCTTCGGCTACCTGCACGGCTACCCCGACGGCAGCGCCCGCGTGTTCGTCGCGGTGCACCACCTCGCCGTGGACGTGCTCAGCTGGCAGCTGCTCACCGAGGACCTGCACACCCTGTACCAGGGCGGCTCGCTCGGCGAGAAGTCCACCAGCTACCGGCAGTGGGCCGAGCACGTCCGGACGCGCTTCGCCGAGGCCGTGCTCCCGGCCAGGCACCCCGAACCCCTCGCGCCCGCCGGTCCGGCCCGGCACCTGCGGCTGGACTTCGACGCCGAGCTCACCGAGCGGCTGCACCGGTGCCAGCGGGTGTACGGCACCGGCGTGGACGAGTTCCTGCTCACCGCGCTCGGCCTCGCCCTGGCCGAGGTCACCGGGCGCTCCTCCTGGGACGTCGCCCTGGAGGGCCACGGCCGCGACGAGGTCTCCGCCGACCTGGACCTCACCCGCACGGTCGGCTGGTTCACCACGCTCCACCCCGCACACCTGGCACTGTCCGCCGACCCGGTGGCCAGCCTCAAGACGGTCAAGGACTCGGTCCGCGCCGCCCGGGAGCACGCCCTGGCCTACGGCGTCGCGGTCGGCTACACGCACCCGATGCCGCCGGTCTGCCTGAACTACCTGGGATGGCTGGAGGACTCCGGTGAGCCCTGGAGCGTCACCGCCGAGCCCGCCGGGACCGCGGTCCACCCGGCCAACGAGCTGCCGTACACGCTGAACCTGGCCGGAGCCGTGCGCGGCGACCGCCTGGAACTGCTCGTGGCCAGCAAACTGTCCGAAGAGGACACCGAACGCCTGGCCCTGGCCCTGCGCGGCCAGCTCGCCACGCTCGTGGCCCTGGTCGGCGCGGAAACCCGTACGCACCTGACCGCCAGCGATATCGCGCACGTGCTGCCCCAGGAGCGCCTGGACGAGCTCCAGGCCACCCGCGAGCTGGCCGACGTCTTCGCCGCGACCAGCCTGCAACAGGGCTTCATCGCACACGCCCTGCGCCAGGGCCAGGCCGACGACGCCTACCGCGTGCAGGCGGTCTGGGACTACCACGCCGCGATCGACCCCGACCTGCTCCGCCAGGCCTGGGCGCACGCGCAGGCCCAGCACGCCTGCCTGCGCACCGGGTTCGACTGGGCCCACGACCACGTCCAGGTCGTGGCTCGCGAGGCCAGGCTGGACTGGCGGTTCACCGACCTGTCCGGGCACCCCGAACCGCGCCGCGAGTTCTCCGCGCTGGTGCTCGCCGACCGCGAGACCCCGTACGACCTCGCCCAGCCGGGCCTGTTCCGGTTGCGGCTGGTCAAGTTCGGTGACCGCGCCTACACCTGCCTGCTCAACACCCACCACGCGATCCTGGACGGCTGGAGCAGCCCGCTGCTGCTGGACACCGTGCACACCGCGTACCTGCGGCTGCTGGACGGCCGGGAACCGGCCGCCGCCACCGAGGACTACGCCGCCTGCCAGCGCTACCTGGCCGCACACGCCCACGAGCACACCGGGTTCTGGCGCGCACACGTCGCCGACGCGTCCGGCCCGGCCGACCTCGGCGGCCTGCTGCGGCCCGAGGCACGCGGCACCGACCTGGGCAACCACCGCCGGGTCGAGCGGCAGAACCGCCGCGCCCGGCTCCTGCCCGCCCACGCCGCCACCGCGCTGCGCACGGCTGCCGCCGCCGAGGGCGTCACCCCGGCCGCGGTGTTCCAGTACGCCTGGCACCGCCAGCTCAGCGTGTACGGCGGCACCGGCACCACCGTGGTGGGCACCGTGCTGTCCGGGCGCGAGCTGCCCGTGGACGGTATCGAACGCGCGGTCGGCCTGTTCCTGAGCACCGTGCCGCTGCTCGTCCGGCACACCGCCGAGGCCACCCTGGCCGCCGAGGTCCAGGCGCTGCAACGGGACCTGCACGAGGCCTCCCGCCGCGGCACCGTCGACCTGGCGGCCCTGGAACCGGCCGGGCGGCGCCTGTTCGACAGCCTGTTCATCCACGAGAACTACCCCGAGTCCGCCAACCCCGAGCACACCCGCGAGCTGGCCCCGGAGTTCCGGTGGCGGCACCAGAAGCGGGACTACCCACTGGTGCTCACCGTCGCCGAACGCGGCGAGGCCGTGGAACTGTCCGTGGACTACGCCGAGGAGCTGTTCGAGGCGTCCACTGTGGACAGGCTGCTGGCCGGGGTGGAGACCGTGGTGTCCGCGTTCACCGCCCGCCCGGCCACGCCGGTCACCGAGGTGGTGCTCGCCGGGGCGGCCGACCTGGCCGCGCAGCGCGCGTGGAACGACACCGGCGTGGCCCTGCCCGCCGAACCGGTCATCCACCGGGCCTTCGCCCGGCACGCGGCCGCCACCCCGGACGCGCCCGCCCTGGAGCACACCGGCGAGGTGCTGACCTACGCCGAGCTGGACGCCCTCACCAACCGCCTCGCCCGCGCCCTGGACGTGGCACCGGGGGAGCGGGTGTTGCTCCTGCTCGACCGCGGCCTCCACACCGTCGCCGGACCGCTGGCCGTGCTCAAGGCCGGAGCCGCCTACGTCCCGCTCGCCCCGGACTACCCGAAGGAGCGCGGCGCCCGCGTCGTCGCGGGCAGCGGGGCCCGGGTGGTGCTCACCCAGGCCAGGCACCGCGCCCGGGTGCAGGAGCAGTGGCCCGGACTGCGCGTGGTCACCGTCGAGGAGCCCGCGGAGTCGGCCGCTCCGCTGGGGGTCGAGGTGAGCGGGGACGGCCCCGCCTACCTCATGTACACCTCCGGCAGCACCGGCGAGCCCAAGGGTGTGGAGATCACCCACCACGCGTTCACCAGCACCGTCGAGGCCGTGCGGCAGCGGCACTTCCCGGGTTCGGGACCGCTGTCCACCTACAGCGTCACCAACTACGTCTTCGACATCTTCGGCCTGGAGTACGGCCTCACGCTGCTCACCGGCGGCCGGATCACCGTCGGCGACCCGTGGGTGACCGGGCTGGACTGCTCGCCGTTCGACTTCGTGCAGATGACCCCCAGCCTGCTGGAGCTGAAACTGCCCGACCTGCGCGGCACCGGCGGGGTCCGGCTGCTGGTCGGCGGGGAGAAGCTGGAGCGGCGCCTGCTGGAGTCCGCGCTGCCCCGCTTCGCCGAGGTCGTCAACGTCTACGGGCCCACCGAGACCACGATCTGGTCCACCACCGCCACCTACCGCGGCGAGCTGGCCGGGCCGGTCACCATCGGCCGGGCGCTGCCCAACGAGGGCGCGCACGTGCTCGGCACCGGGCTCGCGCCGCTGCCCATCGGCGCGGTCGGCGAGCTGTGCCTGAGCGGGCAGGCCCTGGCCACCGGGTACGCCGGCGACCCCGGGCTGACGCGGGCCCGGTTCGTCGACACCCCGCTCGGCCGCGTCTACCGCACCGGCGACCTCGCGCGCTGGCTGCCCGAGGGCGAGCTGGAGTTCCTCGGCCGGGTGGACAACCAGGTCAAGCTGCGCGGGCACCGCATCGAGCTCGGCGAGATCGACAGCGCCCTGCTCGCCTGCGGCGCGCGCCAGGCCGTCACGCTGGTCGTGGACGAACGCCTGGTCGGCTACCACGTCGGTGCCGAGATCAGCGCCGAACAGCTGGTCGAGCTGCTGCCCGAGCACATGCGGCCCGAGGTCCTCATCCGCCTGGACGCGCTGCCGCTGACCCACAGCGGCAAGCTCGACCGGCGCGCGCTGCCCGTGCCCGCCGCCGAGCCCGCCGGGTTCGCCGCGCCCAGCACCGACGTGGAGGCCGTGCTGGCCGCCGCCTGGTGCGCGGTGCTCGGGGCCGACCGGGTCGGCAGGCACGACCGCTTCTTCGACCTGGGCGGCAACTCCGTGTCGCTGACCCGGGTGCACGGCCGCCTGCCCGCCGACCTGCGGGCCCGGGTCAGCGTCACCGACCTGTTCGCCCACCCCACGATCGCCGGGCTGGCCGCACACCTGGACCGGCCCGCCGCGGCCGCACCCGTGACCGTGCGGGAGCGGTCCACTGTGGACCGGGACATCGCGGTGATCGGCATGGCCTGCCGCTTCCCGGACGCCGACACCGTCGAGGAGTACTGGCACAACCTCCTGGCGGGCAAGCGGTCCGCCGTGCGGCACAGCCGCGAGGAGCTGCTGGCCGCGGGCGTGCCCGAGCGGCTGCTGGACCGGCCGTCGTACGTGCCGGTGCAGGTCCGCATGCGGGACGTCGGCGCCTTCGACGCGGCGTTCTTCGGCTTCTCCCGCCGGGACGCCGAGCTGATGGACCCGCAGCAGCGCGTGTTCCTGGAAACCGCCTGGCACGCCCTGGAGGACGCCTTCCACGACCCGGTCTCGGCCGACGCGGTCGGCGTGTTCGCGGGCATGGGCCAGAACGCCTACTTCGACGACCACGTCCGCCCGGCCCTGGCCGGTGCCGACCCGGCCGAGGAGTACCAGGCGATGATCCACAGCCAGGCGAACTTCCTGGCCACCAAGGTCGCCTACCGGCTCGACCTCACCGGCCCCGCGATCACCGTGCAGACCGCG
Proteins encoded in this region:
- a CDS encoding non-ribosomal peptide synthetase/type I polyketide synthase; the protein is MSTAVELLHDLRAAKVLVWAKEGGKLGFSADKTLGFPDELRERVRTARAELLAVLQRNGVDSAERAERTTFHRLPLAETGELRSIQRAMYLQSRMDELAGTYTIPLFVELPGADPQRAGQALRALLDGEPLLRMAVQEDLTYRILSTEDIPVETRQVSGVELDALREERARTALPLEGGRLLLPEVLVTEDAVVVGLTHHHLLSDAPSMYVLGERLAGLYAGTATPEQPSYVDYVAHQEVELRAEHYTQARERLTAKLAAANRPRLGRMRPGDNRAVTREDRLGLAELEALRGLAREHRVSLYSVLLTGLYSVLSTFAGGETGFVVAATVGNRPVEFESSVGPFITTLPVIPDYEPGADFATNVRRVHEEVVDLNQHHQLNLDVLAEGLPGGAADLLELVKVLFTFHNFREAPDQGGVPHRVLPYADIADKFGLTVIAKPEADGLLLTTTHAVARFEPGFVDAVTDAWLALLRAVPAHHGPLATLSLLDGPTRELITRENATEADLGDDVTAVELFHRQADRTPDNLAVVFREHRLTYRELDERANRLAHELIARGVRPGSLVCLLLERGQHLSVAVLAVLKAGGAYVPVDPGQPEDRVRFILADTATPVLLTDSTRASGYHNAVVVDTDPDQPSTRPEVALTSADLAYAIYTSGTTGRPKGVLIEHRGLVNRVRWMQRAYPITEADRVVQKTPYVFDVSVWELVWAHWYGAAIVFAEPEGHKDPEYLAGLIRREQVTVIHFVPSMLGAFLEALREPEALRSLRLLFASGEELKLEHVRAVHDRLPWVAPHNLYGPTEASIDVLAFDCTDRALDRVLIGRPIANTRAHVLNDQLQELPVYAVGELFLGGVGLARGYLNRPELTEERFVQAGERLYRTGDLVRRLPDGSLDYLGRNDFQVKIRGYRIELGEVESALTRLPGIRQAVVVVWGQNLAGYYVGSADPARLRAELNAVLPEYMVPAALVELTEVPLTVNGKLDRRALPEPVAAAATGVVEPRTGREAEVRAVCADALGRDGFGVTDDLTRLGMDSIVAIRLAARLRQRFGQAVAVREVFAARTVERLTALLASTESTVDVVAEQGRLSGAVPLLPIQSWFFDQEPPRREHWNQAFLIRVPELDLARLGTALGALFERHDALRLRFRTENDRIVQYYDEHAVPAGLAVLDVRTVSGEALQRSLTTWQRGFDLADGPLHAAGYLHGYADGSARVFLALHHLVVDAVSWRVLADDLHALYEGRELGAKGTSYREWAEAVAGYGCPDPEYWQRQLDGARDLGATDEPCSAELLLDAEATELLLGAANTAFRTTPEELLLTATGLALRELTGQAAHTVVLEGHGRDGLDLDVSGTVGWFTTLRPFRLDTGGAAPDLVGAVLAVKEALRAAPPAIGFGARHHELPDLWFNYLGQPGATDGDWQVLTDPAGQTMPGGMPGALSIFALVTGGRLRVTLDSRLGRERTARLADALDTALRQVLTGCAAHEPGGYTPSDLREVRGEADLPEPVLGLDPHGWFELTDIQQAYLLGRYGNYEIGNVANHVYAEHVYPHLDTARLERAINDLVAEADVLRTVFSLDRLRQRVLPAHEVPAYELAVRTYQRYSELLLEDVRDRLSHEVHDAERFPLFTFEVSVFPDRAVLHLGMDLITLDVRSRLTLLRRLHDLYTGTASPPLPQATFKDHQDHAALLRGSEWYRRDRAYWQAKLPTMPPRPGLPLRNSPDTVVHPRFGEHTIEVAPEVWQRFKARTSALGVSASAALLGLFGSILAHAAGTTELPITVTLANRVPLVPDVDRVLGNFTSTVLHHFTDQPRDAEALLRHTHDRLWEDIAHSLYPGVRVQRDLVRLHELDATKALSPIVFTGAVGEATREFARLPFLAEDEHLDRRRWGAQTSQAWIDLQAVESGDGFSSKWLYVEQLFHEDDIAHLNGLFVRLIGQLADGGTDLPRADYLRAADRELIEAANAFDREPSEDTLVSLIDRHDPASPAVIDAAGAHSYGDLVTDSAALAGALLGTEGSLVAVLADKGYHQVLATTAVLRAGLAYLPLHVDWPLERVAGILTESGTGTVLLTRAHAQRAEVRELGARFRLLVIEDHLDQAPVRLPEVRADDLAYVIFTSGSTGKPKGVTISHRGAMNTIHAVNERFQVTAADRVLALSELSFDLSVYDLFGLLAVGGTIVCPDQARTKDPAHWADLVQRHGVTLWNSVPQLAGLLAEEAAHLGSLRVVMMSGDWIPTTLPARLREVCPAAVVMSLGGATEGSIWSIWYEIGEVDPDWPSIPYGCAMPNQRVYVLTAAGEHCPVGVPGEIHIGGAGVALGYWRDPGLTAARYFTHPELGRLYRTGDLGCWREPGHIEFLGRTDFQVKLNGYRVELGEVEAALAACDGVAQSVAAVVRDRLVGYYVAERPLPEAALTAHLARRLPEYMVPEALVHLTALPLSPNGKLDRAALPEPDAPTTEGHLAPRDEGERRLRDLWAEVLGLPADRLGVRDDLLKLGVDSIVAIRVVGRLRRQLGLAVGVRDVFAHRTVEQFHQRFGHTTATEVRAEQGVLTGPLPTLPVQDWLLGQDLPEPAHWNQSFLIRVPALDPDRLADCVRQLVDHHDALRLRVADGLRYGTGSPGLRTADVSTVDDLDALLTEWQNGFDLADGPLCAFGYLHGYPDGSARVFVAVHHLAVDVLSWQLLTEDLHTLYQGGSLGEKSTSYRQWAEHVRTRFAEAVLPARHPEPLAPAGPARHLRLDFDAELTERLHRCQRVYGTGVDEFLLTALGLALAEVTGRSSWDVALEGHGRDEVSADLDLTRTVGWFTTLHPAHLALSADPVASLKTVKDSVRAAREHALAYGVAVGYTHPMPPVCLNYLGWLEDSGEPWSVTAEPAGTAVHPANELPYTLNLAGAVRGDRLELLVASKLSEEDTERLALALRGQLATLVALVGAETRTHLTASDIAHVLPQERLDELQATRELADVFAATSLQQGFIAHALRQGQADDAYRVQAVWDYHAAIDPDLLRQAWAHAQAQHACLRTGFDWAHDHVQVVAREARLDWRFTDLSGHPEPRREFSALVLADRETPYDLAQPGLFRLRLVKFGDRAYTCLLNTHHAILDGWSSPLLLDTVHTAYLRLLDGREPAAATEDYAACQRYLAAHAHEHTGFWRAHVADASGPADLGGLLRPEARGTDLGNHRRVERQNRRARLLPAHAATALRTAAAAEGVTPAAVFQYAWHRQLSVYGGTGTTVVGTVLSGRELPVDGIERAVGLFLSTVPLLVRHTAEATLAAEVQALQRDLHEASRRGTVDLAALEPAGRRLFDSLFIHENYPESANPEHTRELAPEFRWRHQKRDYPLVLTVAERGEAVELSVDYAEELFEASTVDRLLAGVETVVSAFTARPATPVTEVVLAGAADLAAQRAWNDTGVALPAEPVIHRAFARHAAATPDAPALEHTGEVLTYAELDALTNRLARALDVAPGERVLLLLDRGLHTVAGPLAVLKAGAAYVPLAPDYPKERGARVVAGSGARVVLTQARHRARVQEQWPGLRVVTVEEPAESAAPLGVEVSGDGPAYLMYTSGSTGEPKGVEITHHAFTSTVEAVRQRHFPGSGPLSTYSVTNYVFDIFGLEYGLTLLTGGRITVGDPWVTGLDCSPFDFVQMTPSLLELKLPDLRGTGGVRLLVGGEKLERRLLESALPRFAEVVNVYGPTETTIWSTTATYRGELAGPVTIGRALPNEGAHVLGTGLAPLPIGAVGELCLSGQALATGYAGDPGLTRARFVDTPLGRVYRTGDLARWLPEGELEFLGRVDNQVKLRGHRIELGEIDSALLACGARQAVTLVVDERLVGYHVGAEISAEQLVELLPEHMRPEVLIRLDALPLTHSGKLDRRALPVPAAEPAGFAAPSTDVEAVLAAAWCAVLGADRVGRHDRFFDLGGNSVSLTRVHGRLPADLRARVSVTDLFAHPTIAGLAAHLDRPAAAAPVTVRERSTVDRDIAVIGMACRFPDADTVEEYWHNLLAGKRSAVRHSREELLAAGVPERLLDRPSYVPVQVRMRDVGAFDAAFFGFSRRDAELMDPQQRVFLETAWHALEDAFHDPVSADAVGVFAGMGQNAYFDDHVRPALAGADPAEEYQAMIHSQANFLATKVAYRLDLTGPAITVQTACSSSLVAVHQAVGALLAGDCDVALAGGVSIGQLGVRGYLHQQGMVFSADGTCRAFDASATGTIEGQGAGIVVLKPLDRALADGDQVRAVIKASAVNNDGHDKVGYTAPSARQQAAVIAAAHRRAGITADTVGYVETHGTGTPLGDPIEFEGLRTAFGPGANAVLGAVKANIGHLDVASGVAGLIKAVLCLEHRTLVPTPGFEKPNPAIDLAGNGFRVGTEVEPWDSAGVRRAGVSSFGIGGTNAHVVLEEAPAVPRTPGNGRDRQLVVVSGRTPEAARRQAVRLAAHLPAELSRLSYTSLAARRPFEHGLVATGTTPAELAEALRVPAEPVPWREHRPVVFLFPGQGSQYQGMGRALYDSEPLFRSTVDECAAHLAGLGDGVADLLGWTARVGETEYTQPALFVLEYALARWFTAHGVRPAAMIGHSVGEYVAACLAGVFTLPEALRLVHTRGRLLARTAPGAMLAVPLPESEELLAGYALDVAAVNDHGSCVVAGTPEEVTRFAEDLAARGVRARRVPVSRAFHSRLLEPVLAEFERAVASVEPRKPELPFISGLTGDWADPWEVTQPRYWVDQLRGKVAFADGLGTLLTAEPTRHAAYAEIGPGRVLARLVRTHRHREDNPVTATQPRSAEGDARAEALTALGVLHVAGAPVDAAVLTGHGPADRVRLPGYAFDRTEHWIGRTAREEHAAPEPDGVATVEAVVEEAWRAVLGVAPASPHEDFFAQGGDSLAAVQLVARVERRLGVRLELLELPRPTPAALCAQLRARLAGLTGVGPRSVVRIRQGEDGVVPLVLVHPVGGDVYFYRELAQTLPESQPVYVIRSPMLDGLAEFDTIEDMAGHYLDLLAELDVRPPYRLGGSSFGGLVAYEMAREVAARHGLRPEVVLVDTPSPDNLPADMAEPEILDYLSRYGLSGLAFSQTELESLPTTEAKIRYLADRARGTVFEEMLAEDFLPTYLHVWRRHSAAMHRYRAQPYDGDLVFFSHQETIPEFPTGQDRFWRRLAQGGWRHVPVPGNHLSMNAMPHVAHIGAALGEKRLAGPTPPSSPDPAPTSEESR